The genomic region GCAACAGGGTGCTGGTAGTGGGCGGTGGCCTCGCGGGGAGCGAGGCAGCCTGGCAACTCGCTGAGGCGGGCATCGAGGTCAGTTTGGCTGAAATGCGGCCGCATCGTCAAACCCCGGTTCATCGGAGCGATCGGCTCGCGGAACTGGTGTGTTCGAACTCACTTCGCGGCGACGGGCCGGCCAACGCCGTTGGTGTTCTCAAGGCCGAGATGGAGGAGCTCGGGTCGCTGATCATTCGCGCTGCACGTCATTCCGCAGTGCCTGCGGGGGGCGCCCTGGCAGTCGATCGCGAGGCATTCGCGCGGATGGTCACGGATGCGATTTCAGACCATCCGAAGATTGGGGTCGAACGGCGCGAGATCGAGGAACTGCCGGCTGGGCCGGCAATCATCGCAACCGGACCACTGACATCTCCAGCATTTCACCACGCCCTAGACGAAGCGCTTGGAGACGACGCGCTCGCCTTTTTCGACGCGGTGGCACCAATCGTCGCCGCGGACTCTCTTGACTTCAGCCGTCTCTTTCGTGCCTCGCGGTACGGCAAGGGCGATGGCGACGACTACCTCAACAGCCCACTTGACCGCGATGCCTATGAGCAGTTTGTGAACGCTCTGTTGGCGGCGGAGAAGGTTCCATTCAAGGACTTTGAAGAGAGGGACACGCCGTATTTCGAGGGCTGCCTACCGATCGAGGTGATGGCCGAACGGGGCCGCGACACCCTGCGTTTCGGGCCAATGAAGCCGGTCGGTCTAGAGAATCCTGCGACTGGTCGTCGGCCCTGGGCGATTGTTCAGCTTCGCCAGGATGATCTCGCGGCGGAACACTGGAACATGGTCGGCTTTCAGACCAAGCTTACCCACGGAGAGCAGCGGAGGATTTTTCGCACCCTCCCCGGCCTCGAAGAGGCGCGCTTTGTCCGGTTGGGGATGATTCATCGGAACACCTTCATCAACGCGCCGCGGCACCTTGATCCGATGCTCCGCCTGAAAGGCAGACCAGATTTACGCCTCGCTGGTCAAATCACGGGTGTCGAGGGATACGTCGAGTCGGCTGCAACCGGTTTTTTGGCCGCCCGTATGCTGAGCGCCGAGCTCGCCGGCGTCGAAATTGGGATGCCCCCACCGGAATCGGCGATGGGCGGGTTGATGAGGCATCTCACAGAGAGCAACCCGGAGCGATTCCAACCGTCAAATATCAATTGGGGCCTGATGGCTGTTCCGCTGGAGGTGTCGGGCGTACGAGATCGTCGTGCGCGGCGTCTCCAGCATGCGGCGATCGCGGTCGAGCGGTGTCGAG from Acidobacteriota bacterium harbors:
- the trmFO gene encoding methylenetetrahydrofolate--tRNA-(uracil(54)-C(5))-methyltransferase (FADH(2)-oxidizing) TrmFO — encoded protein: MLVVGGGLAGSEAAWQLAEAGIEVSLAEMRPHRQTPVHRSDRLAELVCSNSLRGDGPANAVGVLKAEMEELGSLIIRAARHSAVPAGGALAVDREAFARMVTDAISDHPKIGVERREIEELPAGPAIIATGPLTSPAFHHALDEALGDDALAFFDAVAPIVAADSLDFSRLFRASRYGKGDGDDYLNSPLDRDAYEQFVNALLAAEKVPFKDFEERDTPYFEGCLPIEVMAERGRDTLRFGPMKPVGLENPATGRRPWAIVQLRQDDLAAEHWNMVGFQTKLTHGEQRRIFRTLPGLEEARFVRLGMIHRNTFINAPRHLDPMLRLKGRPDLRLAGQITGVEGYVESAATGFLAARMLSAELAGVEIGMPPPESAMGGLMRHLTESNPERFQPSNINWGLMAVPLEVSGVRDRRARRLQHAAIAVERCRAWGNSLRQT